The genomic DNA CATGCGCCGCCGCACCGCGGCTTCGTCGATGCCGTCGCGCTGCATGATCCACTTGATGCGGTTTTCCAGCGAGGCATAGACCACAACCATGACGTCCATGGCCTCGTTCCATTTGACCTCGTAGTGCAGCGCGGCCTCGATGATGGCCATGCTTTTGCCCGCCGTCTCCCACTTGCCGATCATGCGCTCCACCGTGCTGATGACGCGCGGATGGATGATGCCGTTGAGAATTTCAAGTTTTTTGCGGTCGTTGAAAACGATCGCCGCCAGCGCTTTGCGCCGCAGCCGGCCGTCGCCATCGTACATGTCCTCCCCAAATTCCGCCTTGATGGCCTTGATGATGCCTGCGTTGGTATTGGTCAATTCCCGCGCCAGGGTATCGGCATCAATGGCTTCCAAACCGGCAGCCACCAAGCGGCTCCGCACCTCTGATTTGCCGCAGCCAATGCCGCCTGTCAATCCGACCACGAGCATAAAGCACTGCCCTCCCTGAACCGTGTTTTTGTAATGGCACTTCCTGCTGACTCGCCATGCCGGGGCGCCGGCCGCCTCACCGCACGATCACAAATTTCGCCCACGCTGTTTGTGTGCCGGATGTAACATAACACACATACACCCCTGAAGGCAACAACTTTCTTTCCTCATCACGGCCGTCCCAGGGATAGCCACCGTTGCCATCGGTTTCCGTGAGGGTCACCAATACCCGGCCCTGCAGATCGAGTATCCTGATGGTTGCCGCGGGCGTCAAACCGGCGATCATCAAACGGGAATGCCGGCTGGCAACAAAGGGATTGGGAAAGACCCTGACCTCCTCCAGATCGGCGGCAACTGGCGCAAAGCCAATGGCATCACCCTCGCCCGGTCGCAACGCTGTGCCGCCCGCGCTGCGCACGCCCTGCACAGTGATCAAGTAGTTCAGACCGGTGGCCGCCACGAAACCGTCCCGCAGCCGCAATCGCACGGCCGCGGGATTTTCCGCCAGCACCGTGACGCTGTGCAACTGCGGCTGCAAGGCAGATTCATTGGTAATCTGCAGGCGGTAGTTGGCCGGTTCTCCGGCAGTGCGCGGATCCACTGGCAGATTGAAGCCCAGCAGCACACTTTTGGGCGATTCCAGCCGCGCGGAAGCGAGGTAAAAACGGGGTTCGGCCGCGGCGACGTGAAAGCGGGTACGTGCATGGGCGGAATCCAGCCGGGCGAAATCGACATCGAACAGGTTGGCCGCTTCGATTTCGTATTCACCCGCGGCAAAATGATAATCAGTGAAACTCAAGATCACCTCGCTGCCTGCGCGGCTGGAGACAATGCTTGCGGGCGTCCAACAGCCGGAGGGATCAGCGCCGGCTGCCACCGGCCGCAGGCAAAAGCGGCCATGCCAGCGCAGGTCTTCGTGCATCGCCTCCGAGAAAGTCACTGCCACTTGTTGCGGTGGAAAAAAGGCTGCGCGCAACACGCGGGGCGCGGCCGTGGGCCGGGCGCTTACGCTGCGCGATGGCGGCCCGATGATGGGCTGGCGCTGGCTGTCGATCGTCGCGACGGTATAGCGATAGACCTGCTCGCTGACCAGTCCGGCATCGAGATATTCATTTGCGGTGATGATGGTGTTGCACACTTCCGTGCCACCGGTTTTTTCGCGGGTGAGGAGATAGCCCTCCGCGCCCGCCACCGGCTGCCAGTGCAGCCAAACGCTGGTGGCATCATGCGGCCGTGCGGTGATGCCGGCCGGCGCCGGCGCCGCCGTTTCGCTGCCCGCCGGCGAAAAGACTCGTATGATGGCGCCATCGGAAAAGAGCAGGCTGCGGCCGGCGCCGGGAGAGAGCGTGGTCACCAGCGTGGCATTGCTGCGCACCGGTTGGTAGTGCCAGATCATGCGGCTGCTGCCCGCGGCAAAATCCACCACGTAGCCATCGGGAAAGAGATTGAGGAAGAGCTCATCGCGGCCATCGCCATTACTGTCGCCGGCACTGACACCGGCGTCGAAAGCCGGCGGCGGTTGCAAGCCAAAGAAGCGCTGCTCCCAGATCACCTGAAACTGATTGTCTCCCGTGCCGCGATAAACGCGGAAGAGCCAGTGGCGGGCATCGAATTCATGCTCGCTGTTCAACGCAGGATCGGAATGGCAACCGGCGGCAAAATCACTGCGGCCATCGCCGTCAAAATCACCGGCACGAATAAAAGCAATGGTGTCGCGCAGAGGCAGGCGATCGTGCCAGGCCGGGGTGAAGTCGTTGTCGCCGGCGGCCTCATAGACATACACATCGCCGTCGGAATCCCCCAGCAAAATTTCCCGGCGGCCGTCGCCGTCGAAATCACCCAGCTCGGCATGCGGCACACCGACGCCATTCTCACCGGCGGTGAAATTTTCCAGTTGGGCCACGGCCTGGAAGGCATGATCGCCGGTGGCTTCCCAGACCGCAAAGCCGGTGGCATTGCGT from candidate division KSB1 bacterium includes the following:
- the coaE gene encoding dephospho-CoA kinase (Dephospho-CoA kinase (CoaE) performs the final step in coenzyme A biosynthesis.), whose translation is MLVVGLTGGIGCGKSEVRSRLVAAGLEAIDADTLARELTNTNAGIIKAIKAEFGEDMYDGDGRLRRKALAAIVFNDRKKLEILNGIIHPRVISTVERMIGKWETAGKSMAIIEAALHYEVKWNEAMDVMVVVYASLENRIKWIMQRDGIDEAAVRRRMANQLPLEEKVRRADYVVENTGDLQQLDRAVEQLVKWLRARAA